A stretch of the Candidatus Bathyarchaeota archaeon genome encodes the following:
- the pyrF gene encoding orotidine-5'-phosphate decarboxylase — MLGRGFVQRYVELSRDKESFLCVGLDPVTEDIRQRYIVPPPLIKRCGLVEGIKRFCLEIVEAVSSYTPMVKPNLQFLAYPLSLDDMREIVEAIHDGGCLALLDAKLTDIGSTNEAGLHWISHLGFDAVTFSPFPGFRDGCDIVYEWARRLDRGIFALCKMSNPGSGDYQSLMVEGEPLYIRLARDAHNNGCNGFVVGGTATSELEAVRSIIGEERLILSPGLGPQGGDPTEAFRRGANREGERLILASSRSINYAYEILGWSWERFAEAAAAQADRIRREFNEIRKKATEAL; from the coding sequence TTGTTGGGGAGAGGCTTCGTCCAAAGATATGTCGAGCTGAGCAGGGATAAGGAGAGCTTCCTATGCGTTGGCCTAGACCCAGTCACCGAGGATATTAGGCAACGGTATATAGTTCCGCCCCCCCTCATAAAGAGGTGTGGCTTGGTTGAGGGGATCAAACGGTTCTGCTTGGAGATAGTTGAAGCCGTCTCCAGCTACACACCGATGGTCAAGCCGAACCTCCAGTTTCTGGCTTATCCCCTATCCTTGGATGATATGAGGGAGATCGTAGAAGCCATCCACGACGGGGGATGCCTAGCCCTTTTAGACGCGAAACTAACAGATATAGGCTCCACGAACGAGGCGGGGCTCCACTGGATATCCCATCTTGGATTCGATGCCGTCACCTTCAGCCCATTCCCAGGCTTCAGAGATGGATGCGACATCGTCTACGAGTGGGCTAGGAGGCTGGATAGGGGGATCTTCGCACTCTGTAAGATGTCTAACCCTGGCAGTGGAGATTACCAGTCCCTCATGGTGGAGGGGGAGCCCCTCTACATCAGGCTGGCGAGGGATGCCCACAACAACGGCTGCAACGGCTTCGTGGTCGGAGGAACAGCCACTTCAGAGCTGGAGGCGGTGAGGAGCATAATAGGTGAGGAGAGGCTGATCCTATCACCCGGCCTTGGACCTCAGGGAGGAGACCCGACCGAAGCCTTTAGGAGAGGGGCCAACAGGGAGGGGGAGAGGCTAATCCTAGCCTCGTCAAGGTCTATCAACTACGCGTATGAGATTCTCGGATGGAGCTGGGAGAGGTTCGCGGAGGCGGCGGCAGCCCAAGCGGATAGGATTAGAAGGGAGTTCAATGAGATAAGGAAGAAAGCCACCGAAGCGCTCTAG